The genomic interval TTTGTTTcttcaaataaatattaaaattaacttgCCAAACACCAAGAAAATAATTAGTAATACTGTCTTGTAACATTTTAATGTTATGAATCACCCAGGGAAGACTAAACTTTATGTGACATTGTCTTCTTATGTAACAATTAAAGACACTGCTCACACATAAATTGGATCTAAGTTTATGTGTTTTATTagattattcattttaattttataaactaaTAATTGCATTCATATCTTCTATTTGATGACTAATATTATGGTTTTATGGTGTGATCCTGTCTTGGAGTTGTTATTGCTTGTAGTTTATGATTCTTTGTGCTCTGTGCACGTATTAtccttggcaaatacagaataaTTTTCTTGTCTAAGTTTCATTGATACATTTTTTGTGTGTAATTTCATAAGCTAATACAGCAACACTTGTAATAATAACGAAGATGTAGACTACATTTTGGCATATATATATGGTGTGGCCCAGCCCATCTCTGTTTCCCTGGTTCTGCGGATATCTCAGGGATGATTGCTCGTGCTCCAGAGTGAAGCTCATCACATCTGTTCTTACCTGACAGGTAAAGGTCTGACTGTGAGGTTTTGTTATTGAAATCCAAGGTTACTGGAGGTTGAGGACAAATTGCCTGTTTCTTAGCCTTGGAGAAATGAAATAGGGTAGACAGTTCTTGAATGATTAAAGTGCAGACAAGCTGATGTAAGCAGGTGACAGCAAGTAAAGGAGACTAATACAAAACAGAGGCCGGGATGCCAGCCACTCATCCTGTTTTGTTTACAGTGTGTGTCCAAAGACAGAGTCAGTGGTCTTTCTTTAGCACAGCCTCCCGCAGCATGCTTCCAACTCTTAGGATTATTAAATGTGTCCCATATTGTCACattataaaaactaataaaagcaCACATCAAATGTACTTGCATTTTAAATTTACTACTTTGGAAACCTGCTACTCAAGTGAATCCTTACTTCTATATGGCAGTGAGCAGTTTCTTAAAACTGATGGGCTTGTGAGTAGCATTTTAGAAATGGGCATGATCTAGGAAGAAATCTCACCACTGAGTCGCTTCAGCTGCTTAGTCAGTACCCTGGAGTAATTTACAGTTATGAGCACTGCAGAAGGTATACTGGTCCCACAAATTAGAGAAGGACATAGATGCAAAGTCTGCCCTGTGAATCTCACCAGCATTTTTCAGAACATCAGGTGACTCCATTTAATGGAATGAGTACTCTGAACACAATGGTAACACTTGTTAACTCCAGGTTCAGAAATGATGGCTAGACAGGCAACATAGGAAGTTGGAATTTGAGGTGAAGTTAAGGATATAGTGCATGACAATTTAACAAACCAGTAACTGAACATTTAAAACAAGAATGTATGATGCCATATAATAGGGTTTCTGAAATTAAGTCATAACTGTAAGTCTATCTGAACTTgagttttataataaaaaaataaacaaaaagcatcCCTTTAGCATACCTgatatattattattatgttttatttttgtcttccgAATATATCAATGTTGTTTGTCATCTATCCTCTATTGcagcatgaaaaaaaatgtttaaaagctaCTTAATATTGATGTTGCTTCTATGGTAGCATAGTAGTGCCACAGCATATGCATACTTAATTAGATTTAATTAGGAGTGGGCATAAAAGTACAGACAGATATAGGTGACAGACAGaagataataaagtaaaaataagataatcaaaaaggaaaaaaactataCCGATCAAAAAAACCGCATCTCCTGCTCTGCTCCGTAAGGCCACAGCCTTCTGTTCTCAGTTTTGCTTCGTCAACAGACTCTATGTGACACATCTATTACACAAATGTATCTGTCATGTATATCTTGGCAATTTAATATATTGGAATGTGTATAAAAGAGGGCTATATTAAAATGAGTAAACCTATGTAGAAATTAACTTTCAAAATGTTGTAAGTTACTTAAAACTCACACATCGAATTTGGCATTTCCTCACCCCACTTCATGGGACCCAAGCTCCAAACAGCAATCTTAAAGGTGACTTTTCTGATGGAATGTGAAGGACTTCACATCAGTAACACAGCAACACAGTAGGGATCAGAGCTGACGGTACTAGATAATGTGGTACTTACACTCTACATCTCACAGTACCAGCCTTTAACAACCACTCACTAGCAGTCTGAACCTGCCATTGTCAATACTGTCAATCGTGCCTCCATTTGAAGCATTAAACAATTACAATTTCTTAGTAAGAGTTTACTTTAAGTCCCCTTACCTTCAAAACATTTCCATGAAATATCTATTATTCCTGTCTACTTTATCACAACCCAAAGGGAGATGAGACAGGTGGTTGCAGGACTAAGGATCTGAACACAGATCTAAAATCAACTCAGTAGCAAACTGCCTTAAAGCCAAACACTAACAAGAACAATGAATTAAATGAGCAGAaagctgttttaaaaatatatattttgctttcatttctgcAGTGGTagtatttatcttttaaatgatCTTCTGTGTAAGTCATATTAAAACCCTCTTACATGTATTACTTAACGATCAGCCCATGCACCTCTCTTCACATCCTGTTTGTCAGACACTCATTAGTTACGGGTGTGTGTCTGATTGGAAGATCTTTCATTTCAAGAAAATGTGAAGTGTTTCCATGGAGATCAGCTTGAGATAGCCCAGTGACGAACTTCTTGGCTATAATTTCACATTGGTTTCTATGGTTTCCAGAtaggagaagaaaatgaagttgcagatttttttttttttttggtaatgtaAAAGGTTATTGGAAAATAAGAGATACTGCTCAAATTAATGTCATCTCCCCGAGGAACGCAGCTGCTGCCAGCGCAAAGCATGGAAGATTTTATGTCATATGAATACATTCATAtgcttttttttctgtatctgtCATGACGAGGAACCATTCTAACGCTTAAACAGTGTTATAAAATTAGCAGACACCTTTCTCAAAAGGGAGGCCTTTCATCAGTGAGATGCTTTGGTAATGGTTATTAATAACTAGCTCATGATCACATTTCTTACATCAAATCTTTTAACGTCACATAGTATATATGTCAAATTAGTAAAGAACTATGGTACAGCGATATACATCTTTAGTGACAGAGAATTGTGTAACTGCCATTTGAAATAATAATTCTAAGTTGAATAATACCATCTCACAGTGCTAAAGAATTGTTTCCCTGTGAATCTGGTGTATTTTCAATAAGCAGCAAATTCATAGAACTACTTAATCAGAGCCAGGATTTACAGGCTTTGAAATCAAAAAGCGATTATAGGAATGGTTCCTCTCACTATTATCCTCAGGGTTCCACTAGTGAGGCTGTTACCAGGAATGACAGCAGTGGTATCATTAAAGTGGAAGTTAACAATGCTACCCTGAGACAACCAACTGAGTGAATCTGTATTGGATACTTTCTCCTGACCTGAGATGAGTGTAACTCTTTCTGAATACTTTGTAGAAATGTGAGCTCCTGCATAGGAGCCCCTGCCTACCCCATTGTCTCATTCCTAACTGACAGAAAATATAAGTTTGTAAATGTCTTATGGGAAAAAGTTTCAGAGGAATTAGTAATATGAAGCAGACATGTATGTAAGTGGTCTCGAGTTATCTAATTACAATCCTCAGTGGAAATCAAattcctatttttaattttttttaaggaatatgGGCTAGGATTACCTATAGTTACTCATTTAGTCACCATTTCAACATCATTGACAGCCTAACTACCAACTCCTGTTCTGAATGTAAATTCACAGAAAGCATTCCAAGCCTATTTTCTTACAGATTTCACATggtgaaaataaacagaaaaataaaagctttctAGAAAGTCAGATAgtgaaaaaattataaagaaaatatcatcctgagtgaggtaactcagtcacaaaagaacacacatggtatgcattcactgataaaaggatattagcccaaaagacAGGTATATCCAATAttcaattcacagatcatatgaaacccaagaagaaggaaaaccaaaatgtggatgcttcagtgcttcttagaaggggggacaaaatactcacaggaggaaatatgaagaccaagtgtggaacagagactgaaggaaaggccatccagagactgcccccacctGCGGATCCATCTcctatacagccaccaaaccaggACGcttttgtggatgctgggaagtgtttGCTGATGGAAGTCTcaaatggctgtctcctgagaggctctgccagcacctgacaaatacaaaggtggatgcttgcagccaccTATTGGTCTGAGcgtggggtccccagtggaggagttggagaaggaactgaaggaccTGAGGgaatttgcagccccatggagggagcaacagtgtcaaaaggtcagaccccctggagctcctggggtctgaaccaccaaccaaagagtacacatggagggacttatgGTGCTAGCTGCAcatatggcagaggatggccttgttggatatcagtagAAGGAGAGGCCCTAGAGCCTGAGGGTGTTCCAtgtcacagtgtaggggaatgtcagggaggGAAGACAGAAGTGAGTacgtaggtgggggagcacctttatagaggcagggggagtggggatgggataggaggtttctgaagggaagatctggaaaggggaaaacatttgaaatgtaaataatgaaaatatccaattaaaaaaaccaaaaaaaaaaaaaaaaaaaaaacaaaaaggtgatCCTGACTGCTGACATGATGCATCATGGTGAGGGAGGCCCAGGGAAGAGATGCAGCAAAGCAAGTAGACTAATGAGAAAGTTTACTTATCAATGGCAGTGAAAGTATGGTTGGTACACACCAGCCTGGGAAAGAAAAAGGGCGGGTTAAAACTGGTCAGCTGCTGACAAAATATGCACTGGACACAACTAAATACATTTCTaaggtatatatgtatgaatgcctAATGAAGGCAGATACACAGAATATGTCATTAAATCAAAAGAACTCTTAAATATCTACTTTCAAATATATAGAATTCATACCTGAGTATCTCTATCTACTGCTAGCATATTACTTTCAGGAACTAAATGATAGTTTTCAACAACTTATTAGTAATTTTgaatgaattttatttcttttgttacgTTATATTTTAATGAACAGAAGAACATTTCCACtacaagttttgtttgtttggttttttttttgttttttgtttttttgagacaatgctgCATTACAGTATCTAAGATATTTACTTCTTCTTCCACTCTTGGGGGGTAACTCTGCCAATAGGAGACAGGTTCCACTCCACACCCATCTGTGTCATATAAATTGTATATCCAGCTAAACAGAAAATAGTCCCACTAATTAGCATCATATTGCCGTATTTGTCATGAGTTTCTTCTGATGAGGGCTTTGAGTGTTTCAGTCTTCCCACAATTTTCAGAATGCTTGGAGTCTTGAGATAGTTTAGTGCATATCTGGCCAAGGGAAACATCATGATGTTTAATCAATAGGATTACTATTGATTGAAGCAACAGGTCTGTTTTCAGagatctagaaaaaaataacataagaTAATATAGCATGGCATGGCATAGCATGGCATCGCATGGCATAAAGCAACATAACAAAACATGGGCCATGATATCTGATCTGTATTCAGTTCATCCTTTACTTCAGTGTTTCATCTAGAACCCTAGATCTCCTGGAGCAGTAGTCAGGGACTCTGATGGTTCATTTTATTTGGTCCATTGTTGGTATGTGTGTACACTCATGTGGAGGCCAAATTTCCAGTGTGGGCTCCTAACTTTTTTAAGTTCAGTTTTCGAGAAAAAAGTCTCTCACTACACCTTATGGTCTCATGTGGACTGTCAGGCTGAGAACCCAAGATCTGCCATCTTTGTCTCCCAGTGACTCAATTAGACATGTGCAAGGCCACACTGAGCATTTATACAGGTGTTAAGgatctgaacacaggtcctcgTGCTCTTGCAATAAACAATATACCCAATAAGCTGTCTGTCCAATCACAGAAATGTGACTTTGACATCATGATGTCTGGATTCTGGTTTCAGCTAAGCCACTGGCTGACCAAACATTTACACAGTTACTGAAATCCCTTTGTTTCATCTTCACTGTCAAGCTGATAATGGTGTTGTTAAGAGTGCATGtgatactagcaagattttgctgtaaggacccagatatagctgtctcttgtgagactatgccggggcctagcaaacacagtggatgctcacagtcagctattggatgggtcatggcccccaatggaggagctagagaaagtacccaaggagctaaagggaactgcaatcctatatgtggaacaacaatatgaactaaccagtacccaggagctcttgtctctagctgcatatatatcaaaagatggcctagtcagccatcactggaaagagaggccctttggacttgcaaactttatatgccccagtacaggggaactccagggccaaaaagggggagtgggtggataggagattgggggggtgggtatgggggatttttgggatagcattggaaatgtaaacgaggaaaatacctaataaaaaataaaataaaaaaatttttaaaacaggAGTGCATGTGATaacacaaaagaacaacaaaatatagacagttttatattttcttactcATCAAAGCATGCAAAGGTTTCTCCACTGGCAGAATCTACACATATTGATATGCCCAAGGTAAACACACAGAATCATTTCCCACACAACACACTAGTTGAATATCCTATCTAAAACCTACTAAACATTCTATCTTTCCAACAGAATTAAAAGACAATCATGGCACTTATATCTCTTTCTCCaggtcttttatttcttcctgtttGGTCATTAGGAAAGAATAGGATCAGAGAATAATTTATGATTTTTGTCTCATGCTTGCTGCTTTATAACACACTCACTTCATTATTCCCCACACTGAGACGTTACAACCCACAAGCTTTGCCTCCACGGACACTGACTGCACACCATTATAACACAGTTTGCCCTTTAATTATTCCTATCTGTGAAGCTCTTCCATCTTCCTCAAATTTTCTTGTAATAAAATTggctggcttctgagggtaaGACTTTCCCTTTAGAAATTCCTGTCTAGTATTTACTTGGCATTACATTCTATAATAAAATAATGCTGCAATATCTGAAAATAAGACATCCCTCACTGCCTCATATATTTAATCCCATGTTCCCTAGGTTATGGGAATATTTTGGAAACCTGTGGAACCTTTAAGAGATAGAGTCTAGCTGAAAGAAGTAAAATTGAGATTTATAGAAAGATTCTAATATATCTCATATTCTTGTCTAATCTTCCTGTTTCATCTGTGTCTTTATCTACCCAGGTGTGAGCCTGTTCTCCACATCTATAGCTAGCACACACTGCAGCCACTATGCCTTCTTCAGGATACTGAAGCACCTCCTCTGAACTGTAGTCCGGGATACAATCTTCTCAGTTTCTGTTAAGTTTTCTGTTATAATGATAAGACATATAAGTACTACAACCGCCATCTTCTCCTTCCTGATGGTATCAGTAATATCTACCTTGTAAGTATTTTGATTTATGAAGTATATACTAAAACTAAAATTCATTgtttaagctgggcatggtggtgcacgtctttaatcccagcactcaggaggcagaggcaggcagatttctgagttcgaggtcagcctggtctacaaagtgagttccaagacagccagggctacacagagaaaccctgtctcaaaaataaaataaaataaataaaattcattgaTTAAAAGCGTTTGCCACATTGCTAAAATTTACTTAAGAATTCCACAATGATTTTTGTGTGAGCATGTATCCTTAGCTCATTATCTAAACAACTAAAATACGTGGGTTTTCATGGAAAGTTTGGTAATATTCAAAAGTAAAGGCACAGAAAGATGAATTTCTCTAGGTAATAAGAACAAAGTAAAGATTCTCCCACCCTtgcagcaataaaataaaataaatatgttctgAATAAATATACCTAGACAAAATGTAGTGTTCTATTTAAGATACAAAAAAAAGATTGGATATCTAATTTATATAGTAAAGTTTAGGCTAAGTTCTGGAAAAAGAATAACCACTACTGTAATACAACCTAATTCTAGGAGGAAGCGATATTGATTTGAAATTTCACTGGTACAAACAGTAATTTAAAATTACTAAAGGTCATAAAGGTatatcaaaaataataaagaaagaaaattaacatttatttagCCAGACAAAGAGGAAGGGCactctgtttttaaataaaaataatgatgggACAGGATATAAGCTATAAGCATAAGTACTGTTTTTAAATTCAAGGAGCTTTGTTTGGGGTTATACTAGATCTTAAGGTATAGTTAACATAGAATAGTATAaaactaaccaagcaaatgaaaccTGCCAACCGACTAATCAACCAACCAAATGAACAAACCAACACAGTTAGCAAATAAAAGCCTTTACTGAAGATGTTTCCCTGTCCTTTAGTATGTTTTCACCTGGTAACCTGTATGTCCATCCCTGTCCTCAGAACAAGCAGCACTGCAGCTGCTCAAAAAGCTCATGGCCACAGAAAGAGGCAGAGCCATGTTTAAGGAAGTAAGTGGTTAAGAACTagctggcctagtcggccatcactgggaagagaggccctttggtcttgcaaactttatatgccccagtacaggggaatgcaagggccaagaagcaggagtgagtggtaGGGGAGtcgggaggggagggtatagggaactttcgggatagcatttgaaatgtatataaagaaaatatctaataaaaaaagaaagagagagagagagagagagagagagagagagagagagagagagagagagagagagagagagagaggaagaagcagcaCAGTTGCTGGAACAAGAAAGCAATCTGGGCTCTAGGAATCATTCTACTTGAGATGACACTGAGATCCAGTCGTCAAGCACtaataagaaatagaaaaaagccaaacaaaacccaGGGAGAGGCATAATATAGCTGAAGCAACAAAAGCACATGTTCAGAGGGctagaaaaacaggaagacaaaTCCATCAGGTGACTTCAGTAGCCATCACATAATCAGTTTATCCCAGTAGATGAAAGACGGGACAACACTGGGAAGACTTCTTATGTCCCTCATGGAATTTAGACTTGATACTTAGTAGTTTCTAATGCTCAGAAAGAATTTTAGATTCCTAGTCCTTGCTACTAAGGATCTTTATTCTGCATCCTAACTTTTGTGAAAGTACAAAATATAGGAAATGATATAAGGTCTGGATAATGTTGcttctctttgtttatattttagttgCATTAATATCTAAAATTATTTGTCTGGGTTGATGAAAACTGTAttcaggggctgaagagacggTACagagggtaaaagcacttgctgcttttttttttttttttttttttttttttagcagaactcatttggttcctagcaccacaTAGTGACAGACAACAgtctgttaactccagtttcagagcatCTGTTGCCAACTTTAGCCTCAgcaggcactgcactcatgtaATATACAGTTACACATGTATTCAGGCTGatcacccatatacataaaataaaaaataaatattttataaagaatgtgtgctattttatattttaagaatgtgctcatataaaagcaaaataaaacatcaGGAAAACTGAGTTATACTGAAACTTACTAGAATAACTGCAgatgttatgaaatataatgcagTGAGTGGGTATCTGGAGGGCCCATGCCAAGATGTCTTCGAAGAAATCAGGCCTTCCCAGAGATGTGGTATAAAGGGGTTGTATTTgggagaatggagggaagtgagGGTTGGAACGGTAGATGCAGAGAGACTGGAGCAGAGCCATGAAGGCAGAGAAGggtgacagagaaggacagaaaggaggACAGAGAGACCAGCAGGGAACATAGGATTGGAGGGagcaagggggaaagggagaagggggaggggaagagggagcgGGGgcgagggacagagggagggggttctgctggggttacaagcaatCTTTTTGAATGCTGTCCATGCCTTGAGCAGGTAATGGTGGCGGATGATGTCATAGGCaattgctaggtccctgggaAGAGCCTAGCAGAGTTGACTGTAAGCTAAGCTAATATCTGTGCATACTAAGCAAGCACCGGATCACATTCACTATGCTAGACCTACATTTACAGTCCTCCTTCACACTTATACCACCATGAATCAATAAGAAAATACATTCTTCCATGTCCTACCATGGGATGCAAACTCACTAGGAGTGGATCTCATTACTATGCAGTACAGCTTCAGCCACTCATCTTAAATCTAGCCTAATTCTACTTCCTCtcaacaaaacacaaataaaataatattgaatttatttaactttctcCCAAGCCTGCTAAATTCATAGAGTCCCTAGAATTATTGTTATAAAAACGGAGATTTCTGTGTCCCATGTCAAATACAAGAGAGCATCTGGGGAATTGCCTAGGAATctgcatttctgtttgtttttatttttgtttagtttagttttgtttttgtttttcgaggcagggtttctctgtctcacGAGTTGTACCCTGTTTCTGTAGCACTGAGTAAGCTCACCTATAGAGTGCCATCCAGTTCTAGATGCTCTTGAACTTCCCAAGGAAAGAATCATTAAAGAAGAAGACCGTGGTAACTGATTCCACAACCATGGTGAGTTGGAAAACAGTACCTGAGGGATCTGCAAGAGTTATGCAGACACCCCTAGATtaactcagttaaaaaaaaaaagttggcagcATTTAAAGACATTATGATAACTACCAATGCTGGTTGCTGGTGTTCTGCTAGATAATAAATGTCATATTTCAAAGCTAAGCTCTTGGACCACTTTATTCAATTGTAGCACGTTTGATTCTAACTGCTTTTTATTTctagtatatatttttttacaatttcaaaatatcaatgcaaaataagaaacaataaaaaagcaatctTCTTGAAATGAAAATGCACATAACCTGCCGTGTCTTTAgttcatttctctgtgtgtcagAGGACTCCAGGAGGGATTAAGTGTACATTCTGCCAAGTGTCTCCCATCATTACTACTTAAGCTTTCAGGcttttcataaaaagaaatataggaaCCATGAAAGAAGGAAAGTTACTGGCGCAAACGCTGAACATGGCTGTATTTTACAAGCAATGGCATGTATTTGCTTAAGGCCAAAGTTTATGTCAATTTCTTAAATCTAAAATGTTACATAAATGAATGCTACCTAAATAAAGGGAAAGGCACATTATTAGCACACTTAATTATGATGCCAGGAGGGGAGCACAGAGTGCACAAAGAACTTTTGACTTGTAGACATGGCCTGATGGTAAGGAGTTTAAGATATGCATACTCTTGAATGTTTTCTGCCCATCCCCCTTTTTGATAATGAATGTCAACCAGGTCCAGTACTGCTTCAAAGGGCatactcttgtttgtttttctgataaaatctttaaaagattcTAAGTGGATGATCCTGTTGTAAGTGATAAAAGCCATTCGTGGAACCTAAAATTTCTAGTAAGAAATAGCAAGGACATGGATAGACAATGTGTCAAACGCAGGTCTGAAATGTGCTAGCCCTGTGGTGCGGCCACTGTTTCTTCATCTAGTCTTCAGTTTTGTACAGCAAGGTCAGAATTCTTTTGCACACATACCTGGAAATGACAGTCATCACAAGAACTGTTTTACACTAAGGAAACTCTCAAAAGTTCAGCAACTAGATGGAAGGCTGCAGTAATCACACTTAGTTTTAACTACATTCTAGCTACTGGAATGGTTAGTCTAAGTCCAGACTCATTAATTGACATTGCATGCAATCAGAGAGGACCCCCATTTCACTATACTCTATGCCATCTACCTATTTTGCTACTTTCCTTGGATATGGTTAAGAGCTACTTGAAAAATGCACTGCAGGGTCATCTACACATTTGGTGAAATAGAAAGGCAACAGATGGtttgagctaagacgaaaggaaagaccatccagagactgccccacccagggatccatcccatatacaactaccacacccagacattattgcatatgccagaaagattttgctgacaggaccctgatatagctctctcttgtgaggctatgccagtgcctggcaagtacagaagtggaggctcagaaTCATCTATTGAAtataacacagggcccccaatggaggagctagagaaagtacccaaggagctaaaggggtctgcagctctataggaggaaccacaatttgaactacccagtacccccagagcttgtgtctctagctgcatatgtagcagaagatggcctagtcggccatcaatgggaagatggcctttggtcttgcaaactttatatgccccagtacaggggaacgccagggccaagaagtgggagtgtttgggtaggggagcagggtgggaggaggttataggggactttcaggatagcatttgaaatacaaatgaacaaaatatctaatacaaaattggaagaaaaaaaaccttctgTGGTACTTAATGTACTGTAATGACTCCTAACAAGGGTAGCACGTGTCACTGTCTAAACGTAGCTAAGGATGCCATGATTTTTCTGTCTGGAGCATATCTATATTAAGATTTTCTAGAATAGCTTAGGGGAACACCAAAAGATGGCTCTACGTTCCAATCATATTACATCACAGTATATTCTCTGATGGGTTAATGATTCCAGAAGGCACTCAAGGGGCAGAGGCAGTGTGATAATCCAAGAAAGTCTTTATATCTCCATAAGACAGTATGTGTGGTTATTATGTGATTGAGAATCGTGACTTCAACACTTATATAAGTGTTCTTCTTGCCTCCATCCAAACCCACTTTTATCCATTAGATATCTTATGGAGAGACCAAAATCATGACTCTTCAGAGAACAGTGAAGCTGTA from Mus musculus strain C57BL/6J chromosome 5, GRCm38.p6 C57BL/6J carries:
- the Cox7b2 gene encoding cytochrome c oxidase subunit VIIb2, whose translation is MMFPLARYALNYLKTPSILKIVGRLKHSKPSSEETHDKYGNMMLISGTIFCLAGYTIYMTQMGVEWNLSPIGRVTPQEWKKK